The DNA region gaggggatggggggcagCTTGGGGTTCCGTTCTGGGCTGAAGGCGTGTGTACGTTTCCCTCTTAGCACCGTCTTCCTCATGGGGCCCGTGAAACAGCTGAAGCGAATGTTCGAGCCGACGCGCCTGATTGCGACTGTCATGGTGCTGGTAAGGTCTGCCTTTTAGCTGCGCTTGTCAAATGGCCGTTTTTATTTCCGCCGTATGggatttttcttgtcttaaaCCTAAAGACCGCTTTTCGTTTTCCTTTCGTCTTGACTCACTGCCTGATGCTGGTAGCCACCGTCACTCAGGGAGAATTCGGGGTCTGATAATTACCCCCTTGCTGTGGCAGTTGGTGTTAGGGTCCTGCCGGCTCTGCACCCCAGAGGGATTGTGAAATTGGCCATACTGATGTGGTAGTAAGAGAACTGGGACACCCTCTTGGGGACGGGGGGAAGCCACGCACAGGCAGAGCTTAGTGGGAAGAACccggaaagagagagggagtgtgggggcgggggcaagggcagagagagaatcccaagcaggccccgggttgtcagcacagagccccgtgtgggttTCCATCTCGTGAatgatgagatcgtgacctgagcggtaattaggaaatcaagagtcagatgcttaactgcctgagctgcCTAGCGGCCCCATTCGTCCGTTTTTCTGACACGggtctgctttctttctttctttctttctttttaaaaaaaaaattttttttttaatgtttatttttgagacagagagacagagcatgaacgggggagggtcagagagagggagacacagaacctgaaacaggctccaggctctgagctgtcagcacagagcccaacgcggggctcgaactcacggaccgcgagatcacgacctgagccgaagtcggacgcttcaccgattgagccacccagattccccttaaatttttttttaatgtttatttatttttgagagagagcgacagcacagcagggcaggggcagagagagagggagacacagaatccgaaccaggctccaggctctgagctatcgcacagagcccgacgcggagcccgaactcacggaccgcgagatcacgacctgagccgaagtcggacgctcaaccgactgagccacccaggcttcccaatGCAGTTGTTTTTAATCCACATCAGTTTTTACTGGCCGGTTTCGTTTCCTGGGGATTTTAACTCTTCTGCCAAACATGGGTAACTCGCAAGCCTCCACGTGGGTCCAGTGCTTTGCAATGAAGGATGCCTTCGGTTGCCATGATCATCACGGAATCGGGTCACTGCAGCGAGAGAAGCATCGTTAACGTTTGCCAACGGTGAAGTCTTAACAGTATTTTTCTCCGTGTTGTTGCTGTATTAATTcgtgttttccctctctctctagctgtGTTTTACACTCACCCTGTGTTCTGCCTTCTGGGTGAGTGTGcattttaatttcccttgccCTTTCTGGTTTATGCCCCTCGTCACGCACTGTGCGGTAACCGTTGTTTTCTTTCAGTGGCATAACAAGGGGCTCGCTCTCATCTTCTGCATTTTGCAGTCCTTGGCCCTGACGTGGTAAGTGCTGTTTTACGTAGCCATCTCTGACTAGTGCAGCTGAAGGAGATTAAACTCCACGTGGTGTGGGTaggaggagagaaagacacagacacttCAACTTAAGGATTCTCCACGATTCGAGTGAAGTCAGGCCCCGGAGCCAACAGGTGGCGTTAGTGGTCTTGGGTGGTCAGGGGAGGCCGATCGTTTGCCCGGTGGGGCATTTTTGTGCGGGGCTCACGGTTGATTTTGAGATGCGATAAATGTGACTCAGTCACTTATGTCCGGTCAGAGCAAGGACGATGAAGCGTTACAGGGGCTGGTAGGAGGAGGCTTGTGAGTCAGGGAGACATCGAAGGAAAGGAGAGCGGTACGGAAGTCATGATGTTACGTTTGTGATGGAAGGAGTCATTCAGCGGAAGCACAAAGAGGGAATTGTCAGCAGGAGGTGAATGGTGAAATGGAAAGCCACGCGGCTGTGGGCGATGGGACCAGCATGTGCACTGGAGGCCGGTTGGCAAGGCCGGGGTGCTGTCAGTCAAGAGCCACGCACGGTGATCGGGCGCTGGAGACCCCGTTATTGGGGGCCGGTGGTGGGGCTGCAGGTTCGGGCCCTTTCATATGGGTCCAACATCGGAGGGAGAGGGTGGTGGAATCGATGGCTTCTGAGACGTTTCTGTAGTACTTCCGGAGTTTGTCAGGGGATGATTCATGCCTGCCTCAGCAGTTTCTATGGTGTGCTGATCTACTTGGGAAAGTAAGAGGGTTTGCTCTAGGGCAAAGGGGACAGGGCCGCGGAATGGCTGTGCCCCTGCTCGCCAGACCGCAAGCTGAGCACCCGTCCCTCCCTTTcgtgattttggacttctgaatAAATAGACTTCCCAAATGCTTTTTGGGATTTGCTGTGTCCACAAGTGAACGAGCTTCCGTGTACGGGGAGTATGAGAAGAACGATGGCCTGATTTTTAATGACACACGTTCCGGGAGTAGGTGCCGGAAGGGTCAGGTTTCATGACTTATGTTTTATTGTGGTTTCTTCTGGGGGCCGAAACTGGTACCCACACGCACATGCCTTTCTGATAGACTGAATTCGAATCCAGTTTTCAGAGGCTCAGCATTCATATGGGCTCAGGCAGATGGCCATATCCCTGCCAGGACCGACGGTGTTGTGCTCTTTGCGGGCCGACCAACTCACTCCCTGCCTGACACACGGGCCTGGTCCGTTAGGGTTGTTGCCTCCTCCCTGCAGGGTCCTCCTCTCAGAAGGGGCTGAGCCAACTGGGCTCTCGAAGAATCATAGCATAGCTTGCTTATGTTTTTATCCGTTGAGCAGTTGGtcgtgggtttttttctttctgttctcttttctttcaagcTTAATAGGAACAGAGCAGAAAATTATCCCTGTCAGTTACACTCTGTCGAGGATTTGTAAATATTAGAGGACAAGTGATCAGGGTTTTACTTGGTACTGTTTCAGAATAGGGCTCTGTACCACCTGGATATGTGGGATCtgctggctcatttggttacaGCAGTGACCTTGTGAGGCTGAGGGGACAGGGTTGCTTCCATGTGGGTCTTCTGCCCTTCTTCTCTGGCCACAGACGACCCTACCTCCGTCCCCACCTGAACGTGTGGCACAGCTCATGTTCACGTGTGGGTGcgagcgtgcatgtgtgtgtgtgcggccTGCacgctggggagggagagggtcaCAGCTCAGGGCCCGTTCCTCCCGGTGTGCGATCTTCCACTCCCTCCGTCTAATTTCCACTTGTGTTTGTTTTCGTTGCAGGTATAGCCTTTCCTTCATTCCGTATGCAAGGTAAGACAGACTGTATTTCGGACTGTAACTTCCGTCCCTTGGGGCTGATGGTATGTTCGCGAAGGGCGTTTAGTTCAGAGCGCTTTCAGAGAGCACATATTACCTTCGTTGAAATTCTTTGAGACAAACAGGTAAATGTCATATACCTGTTTTGTAGATTAGGAAGCCGAGGGCCCTCTCCACCCCGCTCCCCCATGTTTCAGGGACAACAGGCGCTGACCCAGGACCACCAGTTCCGGTGGTGTGAACATTCTCCTGTGATACAGAGTGTGTTTGTGCACACGATCACTCTTTGTAACTTGTAGCTTTGCGGAGATCTGCAAGGGGAACGCCACTTTAATATCACCGAGGAaggctggcgggggtggggggtgtctaaGCTCATGCCCGTTTTCTCGCGGTGTCATTGAGAGTGTCTGAGAGGAGTTTACAGACGGAATATAAGCAGGGCCAGTTCTCGCAGGACCAGGGTTTCCTAAGTAGCAGTGTGACCTCGGGCAACTTGCTGGACCCCTCTGGCCTTAGTGGACTCAGTGGACAAGCAGAGCGTTGGACCAGATCACCCCCCCTTCCAGCTTCCACACCGCCTTCAATTGGCACTTCAGCCATGGGCCTCTCAAAACTGTGATCTTTGCCTGACTCTGTTCTCCGGCAACCATTCGATCTCCACTCATCTCTGTCACCACCTGTCAACTAAAAAAAGAAGGTTTTTCCTTAACTGTGGAGAAGAAAAATCGCATGGGagcggggaaggagggagagcagcCCTGCGTCTTCACGCATTCTGAGTGTGCTGCTGACAGGGATTTGAAGACGCCGGGGGGTGTCCGACGAGAGGTTCACAAGTCCATCAACACAAGGGCAGCCGTGTGGCTCGGGAGCGGGTTCTAGGGGAATAACAGGAAAATTCAGCCTGCTGACCCAGCCGGTTCGGGGAGATGGGGGGCTGTCTTGGGAAACTAGGTTTTTGCATGAAATAAGCCTGAGCCTCCAGTGGGGTATTTACCAGCTTTGCCAACAGGGTGAACGTGTCATCGTGCCCAGACCAGTAGCCTAGTTTGCAGGGCCCGGTGCGAAATGTAAATGTGGGCTCCTTGTTAAAAAGATGACGGAGGATTTCACGATGGCAACCACGGGGCATTAACCTAGGCGTGGAACCTTTGAAGTAGGCGGCCCGGTGCAACTCTCTACACGTCTCTTACCCATGAAGCTGGGCCTGCGTGGTGCCGTTCTTCAAGGGTTGCAGACTTGACCTGGATCGGCATTTCTGGAGCTTAGGCACAAGTGATGACCGAATGATAGAAAGCTACTTGTAGCAGTGAATTTCGTGTGCTGACTAGTAGGGCAGGAATCACAGAGAGAGGCCCTGCGCTCCCACAGTGTTCCACAGAAATAGTGGTTACGTGGTGGAAAAGGCTTCTGTGGTCAGATACGTTTGGGTAGAGGTTAAGCAAAATTAGGTGGTCGTTCCGGGTCCTTGAATATGTTGTGTGTGTTGTCAGCTGCCATGAGGGATCTTACTTGGTTGTAAAACCCTTTCTTGTGCAGAGCATCTCCCAGGACTACAGGACAGAACATATCTTAAGAAATGCAGCTCTAGAAATTATCTTCGTATTAAGACACAGCGCCCGCTCATGCAAATGCATGCACTTACCCCTGCCTGCCTCCGTGACTCCCAGTATCCTTGGTGTAGGTGCAGCGGAGAGCAGAGGGACTGGGGTGGGAGCCCTGGCACACAGCCGGGTTTGGTGGGGCTGGGACAGTATTTGGGTACCCACTCTTTCCTTCCACGCTGGACACTGAGTTCTGAGGAGTAAGTACCTGGTGCAGGCCTAATACAGCAGGTTAATACACCGTCAGTCACTCCAGAGAGCCCCCTGTGCTAGGGAGCTCCTGACAGCTGTCCCTTAGCAGGTTTCTGCTGCTTGCTTAGGACGAAGAAAGGCCCTGGTGACTATTTCATCTCTAATGTTTTCAGCGCGTAGAGTGATTCTGGTTGATATTAAAACGCACAGTCCTAAACTCTTGGTTTCTGATAATCTCTACTTTTTCCCCTGTCTTCTCCTTTGGTTATCATGAATGGCTATCAGTTATTAAATACCTACTCTGTTCGGTGTATTCGTTCCTGCGGCTGGTCTTTAGGGTGAGAGGGAcacccccttttacagatgaggaatctgaaacTCAGCAAGACAGATAACTTGCCCACAGTAACACTGATTTGGAGCTGAGGTTTGGTGCCAGGTAGAGTGACCCCGTAGTGCAGGTGCTTTCTGCTCCGCAGGGTGCTACTCTGGGTACCCTGGAAATCTAAAGGAGGGGCTTTACCGCTTACAGGGCCTTTGGGGTGATGACCTCTCATTTATCTCTGTGCTTTTCCTCCTAGGGATGCCGTGAAGAAGTGTTTTGCTGTGTGTCTTGCATAACCCACGGTCCGTTTTTGCAAAGCTTTGGAAGAAGGCACCATGCCCGGAAGCTGGTGGACG from Lynx canadensis isolate LIC74 chromosome F1, mLynCan4.pri.v2, whole genome shotgun sequence includes:
- the SFT2D2 gene encoding vesicle transport protein SFT2B, whose product is MDKLKKVLSGQDTEDRGGLAEVVEASSLSWGTRIKGFIACFAAGIVCSLLGTLLLWVPRKGLYLFAVFYTFGNIASIGSTVFLMGPVKQLKRMFEPTRLIATVMVLLCFTLTLCSAFWWHNKGLALIFCILQSLALTWYSLSFIPYARDAVKKCFAVCLA